TGTGCTGAATCACGCTCAAGATAGAAACGAGCAATGGCAAGGGAATACGAGAAATTAGGGTATAACCACAAGGAGCTGTCTGTTCTGTACTCCTCAGCGAACCTTTCTAACCAATCATATTCTTGTGACCTTAAAGCAAAGTAATCGATACAAAAGAGAGCCCCCTTTGGATCGTCAGAATCTAGCGATAGAAGAAATTTGCATACTTCTAGGGCTGATCGATGGCAGCCACGCCGGTCCATGTTCTTCATATGGCTGAAGAGGGCAGAGAAAAATGGCTTATTTGTGTCATGGTTGTATTTTAATTGGGAATTACCCTGTAGGGGGCTAAATAAAGGATGCCATGCACACTCTAGTGCGAATAAGCACTTCCCAATTGCATCAGCAGATGATTGATGCTCCCCTGAATACTTGAAAACCTCGGCAAAGGTCAAAAGAGATTCTACGTGGTATGGATAATGAGCCAGAATACTTGCAATAGCATTGAGATCATTAGCAGCTTTGGCAGCTTCAAATGCTTCTTGTGCATGAGCACAAGAATCAGAATGCACGTACCTGCAAGATTCATCAAGTTCCAATCGTGGTGAGTAATAGCTCAGACTCTTGAATGATGTCATCCAAGAGGAGAATTGATAAACCTATATTTTTCAGATGTCCAGCTTGAAAAGAAGTATATGTTCATGTAAGCCCCTTTGACAAAACAGACAATGCAAACAATACTATGAGGAATTTAAATATGAAAGCCACTCTTGAGCATAACAGCCACTCTTGAGCATAACAGACACTCTTGAGCACTGTTATGCTCACCATGCATGCTTCCTTTAGTGTTGGGCATGTATCTCAAACCTTCACTATGCCGAATTATAACGTGATATTCAATACTTAAGTCATTTAAACTGCATGCCGCTGAAGTTCTAACTATTGTTCAGGTTAGTTTTCAATTTGAGTtcctcaattttcttttttgacaaTATTGGGAGAGTAATGCAATTTTAAGCTATTTCTAGAAGGCGAATAGTGGGTTTTCCTGTTTCTGCATACCAAAGCGATTCAACTAGAACAAACAAGAACAAATAAGTGATCCTCTAGATAAATTCAATCAGGCCCTATAAACTAAGCTTGGCCAATTCAGGCCTTGTGTCTCCAGTTAAGCCTTGTGCTTAGGCCCATCTAACTAGAACCCAAATGTCCTGGTTTCAACTAAGTTTACGACCCTAGTTTCAGATCAGCACTATCAGGAGTTCCTGGTTGTGTTTCAAGAGTTCAAGCTAAAACTACAAACTATCAAGCACAAACAAGTCCCATGATGCACAATTTCCACAAAGGCCTAGTTTCACACTGCTCCATTGAAAAAGAAGTTGAAATtactaatcaaataaaaaatttaaaaaatcatcagcttctagagagagaaaaaaaaattccaactaGTAAATCTTTGGAAGCAAATAAGCCCAGATATGCCTAGTTCTAGTGACCGTTAGAGTTCTAACTAATCTTGAAGGTATGTCAAATCATAAACACAAAACCACATCTACAAGCTAATGTCCAAAGTCAGAAGGGGACGAAAAATTCTACATTTtatggatattaaaaaaaactatcagACATGACCTTGAACATGCTCAAGGTTCTCAGGTAAAAGGATTTAAGAACACACCAATCTCTAGAGGGCAATACTAATTGTATTATTCAATTGTTACATATAAGATAAGTTGGGGTCTATATTTCATGCACGCCCTTGAGAGTGCACCCAATTTGAAACTCCAGTTGCAAACTGGAAATGAGACGAGGGTGAATGATTATTATTTCCCAGAGGCAGAAAAAGAGAACATTCAGGTGAAAGGTTTTCAGAAGAAAACCTGGACATGTTACCTGAAATAATTAACACCATCCTTTGTTTCAAGAAGTTCCATTGACATGGACCAATCCCATCGAGGCCAATGGCTTGATGGAGAAATAAGAAGCGTCTTTCTTGGGTTATGAGCTGCACGCCTTCCACCGTGTATTTGCCTTGAACTACCGCCACTTTGATGATTTTCAAAAGAATTAACAACTTTAGAACCAAATATCTTGCGCAGCTCGTTTTCAGCTTTTAAAAATTTGGGATCCACCGTTAGGACAGAGGATGTGCTAAGTGATTGTGTCTTTCTCTGAGCCTCAGCACTGACTACATTAGTGCTCTGAGGTGAGGTCTGATGAGTAGGAGGGCTTGGACCAATAGATAAATCTTCAAGAATTGCATCTAATGACTTTTCATCTTTCAAATTTGTTTTAGATGAGGAATCtgctttgttctttttcttctttttctttgattttcgTTTGGAAGGAGGAATTACACATATTTGATTCCTGACCTTAGTTTGATGTTCGCTAACATTTAGTGGTAGATCTCCAACAGAAGCTTCCACTTCATCTTCCTGCATGAAAAGTCAAGAGTTTAAACTCATAAGCGACTACTTAATGTAAATAAACTCATCACTAAATTTGAGCGGAGAACTAAGACGTCAATGATCTTTCTAGCATGAAATATAACACCACACATAATGCATACACCAAGTAAAAGACAAACCAATTCCATGAATTGTTCATGAATCTGAACATAGTGAAACACAGATACCCAAATCACCATCTTGTTTTGATCCTTGACACATCAAATAATATGATCAACTTACATATAATGACTTTTCAATTGTACCATCCCTTTTTAAGGAATAGGGATAGAGcatcaaaattttctctttgcCCCAATATATTGTCCAAGAATGCTTCCAAATAATTCTGAAATATCACTGGCATTACTTGGAAAAACTCTTATTCGCAAAATAAATTGCATATATGACTATTTTGTCCTGCTTCAGGTACAAAGAGTAATTAAGCTATTGGTAGACATAAAATAAATGGCACTCAGTTTTGGATTATCTGGGATCATACTGAAACTACTGTTCTGGATTATCTAGAATCATGTTGTATATACTCTCCTTGCTAAGACTGGCAAGTAAGCTACCGTTCACCTTATCCCTAGCTATCAAGGTAAATATGACGACATTCCATTCTTATGTGTCATGCCTATACTCATTAAAATTGTTCTTCCAATCCACATCAGAAACAAAATCAATTCTGTAATAGCTTATTTTGGAATAAAAGAATACCCCATGGATACAAAAGAGTTATCCCTCCACAATTTATCCTTGTCGAACATGCCCTTAGGGCGTGTTCTGTTCAAGACAAATTCTAGGGTGGAAACTTTGTTCATCCCTAGATGGCTAGATCATCCCGGTATCCCAAGATAACCAATAATCAGTTTCGCATTAGGGTTTACATCTTAGGATTGTTTGCATCATAGGAAAAACTGTAATGATTATAAATCCATTGTTACAGGGATTGTTGGGTTTATAGTAAAAAGAGCACTATTCAGtgttaggtaaaaatatatgaggGGTTGTACTGAAAGATCAAACTAGGAAACTAAGCAACATTTTAGGCATGACCACGAGTTGGAGCAATCCCTATAGACAAAGCTCGCACAACACAACCAAGCTCAACCCTTATTTAAAACAACCAAGCCATGATCAAGTACAATCCAAAGCACTAATTAAAGTCTTATTGATTAACTATTACTAGCTTGCATAATCCTACTACAGAAAAATACATAGAACGAAatagacaaaagaaaaaaaaaaaaaaaaagaacaaagagaacTGATAGGTAAAATCACCTAAACTCGCATAAAATTTGCAGAGTATATCATCAGAACACACAACATTAAGAATCAAAGAAACGCCTCACCCAGCAACGGACTTTTTTCAGCTCGAATCCTAGTTACCTCTATTAACTTCAAATTGGCAAATCCAATCTACTAGCATATCCAAAATATCCCGAAATCttcttttttaaatatcaaagtCCTTTATTACTAACTTAATCAATCCAATAACAACAATAGCAAGTCAAAAGAACGAGTTCAGGCCTTCTCAATCCATCATATCCTCCAATCCTCAGATAATGAATTAATCTACAAGCCGATGaaataaagatccaaaacctaattttttacGGAGAACGGGCACCAACCTGGTCATCGTCAAGGAGGTCGAACGGGTTCATggaagcggaggcggaggcgggggGCGACCCCGACTCCTCATCGCCATCGGCGTCGATGGCGAGGTCGGGGTCCGGTTCGGAGGATCCAAGCCGCTTCTCCTCCTGCTCCTTGAGGACTCGTCGCAGCAATCTGGCGGACATGGCTTCTAAACCAATCTCGCGTTCGATTCCCGTAGATTACTCGCTCTCGATGGACGAGGAGGGAGCTCTCATGGaggagttagggttagggttccttCGGCGGTTTTCGAGCTCGGGAGAAGCGAAGGGCGAAAGAGGAGACGATGTTCGTCGAGGGGAGACTTGGAGAGGCGGTTCGATTTACCGAGCTGACGTGGATCCGAACATGGCGGTACCTGGCCatggtccaccacgtcagctaGAAAAGTACCAGTAAGCATGCGACACGTGTCCCGAGTGACTAGTAAATATTGCCCGGTATATTGTTcaaggaaaataatttttttcgtaACGATTCTCTACATTAGGCCGgtaaaattagattaattaattattaatcatgAATTGGAAAAGACGCTCCATCTGGGATTGTGATTAAATTATATcatttaaagtgaaaaagtacaattaaaaaaatcacGTTTATTTTCGTGTGTGCAATGACGTTGATATATTGTAATAAACTAGCTATGATATatctattttgtttaatttttttagaaaaataaagaggTCTTATTTTACCAAATAACGTTAGATTAGATGCTGCTCAATACCAAATGAACCCATCAAAGTATCTAAACATCAGTGCTCGACGAGACCTCACAAGATATATGAACGAACTTATATGCGAATCAAAACGTGCGATTACACTACAACACGGTCCGATCCGATTCCAGTACGAGAGCAATCCAGTTCTCAGAACATTGGTACTCACAAAAAGAGTAATGCTACCTGTAAATCtataaaatagatataaaatttacaccgtAAACCTTTTGCATCTCTCACATGtcttatcaaaaaaaattttacaactaAAATCCGAAAAGGCTTTGTAAACCCCCCCTTGGGTCAGGGATTGTAAGAAGCATTTTCCCTGCAGAAGAGCACACATACACCAGAAGTAATGCGGAGAAAGATGAAAACTGCTGTGATTTCTTTTTGTCCATCAACAATCAGTTTAGGTAATGAATATTGAACTATACACAACTATAAGATGGACAAAAGTATGTCTTACAACACAAATGACTGCATAACAACGGTGCACCGAAACCAAATAAATGGCCGAagcaatagaaaatttattcgACTTCGGTTGACAATATAatgtttttttcttaaaaaaaatcaagtataAGAAGATTTATAAAAGCTGTTTGCCTTTCCAGTTGCTGTTGTATTGTCGCTAACTAGATGGATAGATCTCTGTTGGTAGCGGCAGTTTTAACTTTACAAATGATTTTTAAGTGGATTCACCACCTCGTCACGAGCGACGCAGTTGACAGATCTCACTGCATATAAATGCAAGATTACATGTTAGAACAACCAACCGACAAATCAACtggttaaatataaattatagtatAATAGGAGCCATGGTAAAGAAAAACCATAAATTGAGAAAGAGCCGAAGTGATATAATGCTACTTCCCTCTATTGTTCTAATAGTTTCAAGAAGTGCATAgttaaaacagaaaaaaaataagaaggaaGAAATAGCATTTGCATAGCTAGGGATGAAATTAATATATAGAACTCGAAGTCGTAACGGTATACCAAAtgatcaaacaaattatttaagaTCACCTGAGCTGGCAAAAAAAGAGCGTATGATTCGCATGCTACATATTCCTTCTAACAAATAAGGTCAATAGAAAAAGGCAACGAATATTGCCGGTATATGGCTGCAAATTTTTAAGCACTATCACAAAACGACCAAATTATTACCACATATTGCTGAGCACCACATTATTACCGCATATGTGACGGCACATAACTAGGCAAGCTTCATAAAGAGGAGAGCACGGTATATTCACTGGGTGTAAAGAATGTTTCCTATGCCTGGTATATTGTAGTCTCTTAATCTGGAAAATATAAGacttaaaactaaaatttaatttttcgaATGTATGACATGGTATTCAaaagtctatatatataataaatatgtatttcaaaaagaatttaataaaaataaaaattttaactttctaTGCCGCCTACAGTGCACTGGGTGCACCCACTATATTGATGGACGTGTCAATTAGAGAGAGCAGCTCAACGCCCTTTAGTAAAAGTAATAGATGCCCCTTGAAACTGAACTTTCTTACAAAAATAGTATACCCTTTAAGTTGGGAACCATGCAATTCATGTGAAACTAGAACGTTTTTTTAAGTTCAAAAGGGGGCATTTTAAAGAGTACAAGGTTATACATGcaagaaattaagtttttgaagaCCACGTAGGACAACTTAGATTCTACGTGAACCTATATGAAAGCAGAAAAATAGGCAAGGTTGGTTCACAGACATAACAAAGATGAAGATGACaagagaaaattaaacaaaCCTTGGGAACAAGTCGGGTGGATCGTCGAGGAACGAGAGTGGGGTCATATTGAGTTTCTTTTGTTGAAATATTTGTGCTTCTAAAATTAATCATCGTTCCACTCATACTTTCACCGCAAATATTCTGCCTCTTACTTTGAAACTCTTCAGGTCCCTCAGGAATGTGAGATCTTTCCGAGTGTCTATCTGGGCAGTCGCTAGATGATCTGCATTATTAAGCAAACAAAATACTGTCAATCAGACGAAAAGCAAAATATAGCAAGAACAATTGTGCACTATTTAGAGAAGATATTACTCTGAGCTAACTTTTCTCTTTGTCGAAGTACTATTATCCTGCATAGAAATAGCATGTTGATTAGCATCTTTATGTCCAAGGAAAGTTCAGTTTGAAAGTtattatgataaaatatatgaacaccttttttcatttgaaaatgACATGAAGACAAATTAAAGCATTtctaataaaaagaattaacaTTAATTTAAGAACCATAAGGGCTTTCACCAAACATAAAAAGTGCTGTAAGCAAACCCACTTGGCTGGAAGGAGTGAATCACATGATGCAAGGACAAGGACACACAACTAATTGAAGATGAACTATCCACTTCTTCACCTTAGATCGTTCCACATAATCACATGAACAAGCCCCTTACATCAGCagaaaaatgtcaattttgggACTAGATAACATTTAGGAAGATGATATCAGACAAATCAAGATATTTGGTttccaaaaacttcaaatactctagacaATGTCTAATTGAATAGATAGTCAATTTGAATACCCTAGTTTTACATTTGAGGTGGTAGTGCCAATTATTTGGTGCATCTAAAGCACAACAGATATAcaaagtatatataataatgctGGAAAACAAATGTATATAACCAGTATTTGTGAGTTTTAAATAGATTTATGGAGAAACTTAAATAAAACATGAAGATGATCTTCTCAATTATGATCATATGCCATCAGAAATAAAAGGTCATAGGTGGTGCATGGGCCATTTCATGAATGGTACCTTAACTGGAACCATACAGGCCCCTAATCCCTTGGAGGCACTCAAAGCAATTCCAGGGAAACTTacaaagagaaggaaagaggaAATTACCAAAGCTTCATTAGTTGGCATCGGATCCTcaggaaaataattttcaacaaAAGGTTGGTCTGCTGAACCCACATCTGATTGTGCATCAGTCACAGGAAGGTCAAATGACAATTGCCCAGCAACTTGACAGCAATTTGATAACCCGCCCCCATAAAGT
This DNA window, taken from Ananas comosus cultivar F153 linkage group 5, ASM154086v1, whole genome shotgun sequence, encodes the following:
- the LOC109710131 gene encoding transcription factor 25 → MSARLLRRVLKEQEEKRLGSSEPDPDLAIDADGDEESGSPPASASASMNPFDLLDDDQEDEVEASVGDLPLNVSEHQTKVRNQICVIPPSKRKSKKKKKKNKADSSSKTNLKDEKSLDAILEDLSIGPSPPTHQTSPQSTNVVSAEAQRKTQSLSTSSVLTVDPKFLKAENELRKIFGSKVVNSFENHQSGGSSRQIHGGRRAAHNPRKTLLISPSSHWPRWDWSMSMELLETKDGVNYFRYVHSDSCAHAQEAFEAAKAANDLNAIASILAHYPYHVESLLTFAEVFKYSGEHQSSADAIGKCLFALECAWHPLFSPLQGNSQLKYNHDTNKPFFSALFSHMKNMDRRGCHRSALEVCKFLLSLDSDDPKGALFCIDYFALRSQEYDWLERFAEEYRTDSSLWLYPNFSYSLAIARFYLERDSAQREGAASTEKAASLDLMKQALMLHPLVLKKLVAKAPLKDSTWTQILKNSFFGSAKPGSPSLEHLIDIYVERSYLMWRFPELQNLLKDAALLVIELLKQNSREAQDWSCVRKEAFSSEKNEYSHLMVSEFSDTIPSLPPEELRQIMVGPQVVHEMQGVVREEIHEAAHAPPREVAGRNAAIIFLESLLPWVDYGHDVQQDDHD